One window from the genome of Alnus glutinosa chromosome 13, dhAlnGlut1.1, whole genome shotgun sequence encodes:
- the LOC133853815 gene encoding uncharacterized protein LOC133853815, whose protein sequence is MFIVSHTKKDGTPVNVTAGEAMAKIKAIIENQSPSGRESSQGSVYWSHNDACAQVLGREHSGRVRGVGLGPTPGKSSSYSFEQGSISSAPTSREIEMAAEVERLGNLCEEQNTKYAAQQQELESVKRMVAMIMTGKVPSTENNQEGDV, encoded by the exons ATGTTCATTGTCTCGCATACCAAGAAAGATGGGACCCCTGTGAATGTAACGGCTGGGGAAGCTATG GCGAAGATAAAGGCAATTATCGAAAATCAGTCGCCTTCAGGACGAGAAAGTTCACAGGGGTCGGTATATTGGTCGCACAACGATGCGTGCGCACAAGTGCTAGGACGGGAACATTCCGGACGTGTACGAGGGGTGGGGCTAGGGCCGACTCCCGGTAAATCCTCCTCTTATTCCTTCGAACAAGGATCAATATCTAGTGCGCCTACTTCCAGAGAAATAGAGATGGCTGCTGAGGTAGAACGCTTGGGGAATTTGTGCGAAGAGCAAAACACTAAATATGCAGCGCAACAGCAAGAGTTGGAAAGTGTCAAACGTATGGTAGCCATGATTATGACGGGAAAAGTACCATCAACAGAAAACAACCAAGAAGGTGATGTCTAG
- the LOC133854581 gene encoding LOW QUALITY PROTEIN: subtilisin-like protease 3 (The sequence of the model RefSeq protein was modified relative to this genomic sequence to represent the inferred CDS: inserted 2 bases in 1 codon; deleted 2 bases in 2 codons; substituted 1 base at 1 genomic stop codon): MENKCGLSTAMVVITSLLSVIFMLNLTPSIAQEITELDEKKSSLQTYIVYVRKPEGRITMESEDLESWYQSFLPLSIDSLKQQPRMVYSYRNVATGFAARLTAEXEAKAMEKKDGFISARPERILPLQTTHTPNFLGLHKEVGFWKGSNFGKGVIIVLLDTGVLPDHPSFSDEGVPSPPAKWKGKCEFNGAVCNNKLIGARVFHKGSQVVGAAPFDDVGHGTHTASTAAGNFVKDANALGNAKGTAVGMAPFAHLAIYKVCYPNVGCAESDMLVALDTAVEDGVDVLSLSIGGGSIPFFQDGIALGAFSAIQKGILVSCSAGNSGPFYGSTSNEAPWILTVGASTIDRTIKATAQLVNGEEFDGESLFQPRDFNPKLLPLVYAGATGNSSSAFCDPGSLKDSDVEGKVVLCERGGESGRIVKGEVVALAGGAAMILINQEADGFSTLADAHVLPATHVSYSAGLKIKAYINSSSAPTATXGESSAPTVASFSSRGPSTASPGILKPDIIGPGVNILAAWPVPLDNNTNSKSTFNVISGTSMSCPHLSGIAALLKSSHPNWSPAAIKSAIMTTADLLNLEGKKIADQRLLPADIFATGAGHVNPSRANKPGLVYDIQPDDYIPYLCGLNYTDEMVGVIVQRPRVKCSEVGSIPEAQLDYPSFSIILGSSSQTYTRTVTNDVGRANSTYTLEVALPTGIALAVGPSEITFTEVNQKATYSVTFIPQSNRVRNQSFSQGYLKWVSDRYSVRSPISVIFE, from the exons ATGGAGAACAAGTGTGGACTCTCGACAGCAATGGTGGTAATTACATCTCTACTTAGTGTCATTTTCATGCTTAATCTCACACCATCAATTGCCCAAGAAATCACCGAGCTAGATGAGAAGAAAAGCAGCTTACAAACATACATTGTTTACGTCAGAAAGCCGGAGGGCAGAATTACTATGGAATCAGAAGATTTAGAGAGCTGGTATCAATCATTTCTACCTCTAAGCATCGATAGCTTGAAGCAGCAGCCACGCATGGTTTATTCGTACCGAAACGTGGCTACTGGTTTTGCAGCAAGATTGACAGCCGAG TAGGAAGCGAAAGCCATGGAGAAGAAAGATGGATTCATTTCGGCACGTCCAGAAAGGATTCTGCCCTTGCAGACAACTCACACTCCTAACTTCTTGGGGTTGCACAAGGAGGTGGGATTTTGGAAAGGCTCCAATTTCGGCAAGGGTGTGATTATTGTACTTTTGGACACCGGGGTATTGCCGGATCATCCTTCATTTAGCGATGAAGGAGTGCCTTCCCCGCCTGCTAAATGGAAAGGCAAGTGTGAATTCAATGGCGCAGTGTGTAACAACAAATTAATCGGAGCAAGAGTTTTCCATAAAGGAAGTCAAGTAGTGGGAGCTGCACCATTTGATGACGTAGGGCATGGCACTCACACAGCCAGCACGGCAGCTGGAAATTTTGTAAAAGATGCCAATGCACTTGGGAATGCTAAGG gTACTGCGGTTGGCATGGCACCTTTCGCCCACTTGGCAATCTACAAAGTATGCTACCCAAATGTGGGTTGTGCTGAGAGTGACATGTTAGTTGCGCTAGACACTGCTGTTGAGGATGGTGTGGACGTGCTTTCCCTTTCTATTGGCGGAGGCTCTATTCCTTTCTTCCAGGACGGCATTGCATTGGGTGCATTCAGTGCAATCCAAAAGGGAATTCTTGTGAGTTGTTCTGCTGGGAATTCTGGTCCCTTCTATGGTTCTACATCGAACGAGGCCCCATGGATTCTCACAGTTGGAGCAAGCACCATTGACAGAACCATAAAGGCAACGGCACAGCTTGTAAATGGGGAAGAATTTGATGGCGAATCACTATTCCAGCCTCGAGATTTCAATCCAAAATTGTTGCCTCTTGTTTATGCAGGTGCAACTGGTAATAGCTCTTCGGCTTTCTGTGACCCGGGTTCATTGAAAGACAGCGATGTGGAGGGAAAG GTAGTGTTGTGTGAGAGAGGTGGGGAGAGTGGAAGAATTGTCAAAGGCGAAGTAGTTGCACTTGCTGGTGGAGCTGCCATGATTCTTATCAACCAAGAGGCTGATGGCTTTTCTACCCTTGCTGATGCTCATGTACTTCCCGCTACACATGTCAGCTACTCTGCGGGGTTGAAAATCAAAGCCTACATCAACTCAAGCTCAGCACCAACGGCAAC AGGGGAGTCATCGGCTCCGACAGTTGCCTCCTTTTCTTCCAGAGGACCAAGCACCGCCAGCCCAGGAATTCTAAAACCAGACATTATTGGACCCGGCGTTAACATTCTTGCTGCATGGCCTGTTCCTCTGGACAACAACACGAAttcgaaatcaacatttaatGTTATTTCCGGCACCTCAATGTCATGCCCTCACCTCAGTGGCATCGCAGCTTTGCTCAAGAGTTCACACCCTAACTGGTCGCCTGCTGCCATTAAGTCCGCAATCATGACCACCGCTGATTTACTAAACCTTGAAGGAAAGAAAATTGCCGATCAAAGGCTTCTTCCCGCTGACATCTTTGCCACCGGCGCAGGCCATGTTAACCCATCAAGAGCAAACAAGCCGGGGCTGGTTTACGACATCCAACCCGACGATTACATTCCTTATTTATGCGGTTTGAACTACACAGATGAAATGGTAGGGGTTATTGTGCAACGCCCGAGGGTGAAGTGCTCAGAAGTTGGAAGCATACCTGAGGCACAACTGGATTATCCTTCGTTTTCAATTATACTGGGGTCTAGCTCTCAGACTTACACGCGGACGGTGACAAATGACGTCGGCCGAGCTAACTCAACTTATACTCTGGAGGTTGCGCTTCCTACAGGGATAGCTTTGGCAGTAGGACCTTCAGAGATCACATTCACAGAGGTGAACCAGAAGGCGACTTACAGCGTGACATTCATCCCACAAAGCAATAGGGTACGTAAT CAGAGTTTTTCTCAGGGATATCTGAAATGGGTTTCTGATAGGTACTCCGTTAGAAGTCCAATATCTGTCATTTTCGAATGA